One genomic window of Devosia salina includes the following:
- a CDS encoding carbohydrate ABC transporter permease: MSKLTPYLLVAPLIAFIAIFTYVPIVSSVDLSFRSWNFMSPEMPFVGFSNYARLFAWDDFWDSLKVTTIFAVISVPIRLVLALAIASYLKRETLSSRVLRGAMFLPTITSTVSIAVVFSWVFSTDYGLANGLLTAMGLGKVPWLQDPSLTLLVLIFINTWKQLGYDVIIYIAGLQAVPQELYDAAAMDGGRRFQVFRRVTVPLIMPTTYFLLVISVIEAFQIFTIINVMTRGGPAGATDMLVHLLYRTGFVLFDIGTGSALAIILFVLLIGLALVKARVLGAKVHYEA, from the coding sequence ATGTCCAAGCTCACGCCCTATCTGCTGGTCGCGCCGCTTATCGCCTTCATCGCGATTTTTACCTATGTCCCGATTGTTTCGAGCGTCGACCTCAGCTTCCGCTCCTGGAACTTCATGTCGCCGGAAATGCCGTTCGTCGGCTTTTCCAACTATGCGCGGCTCTTTGCCTGGGACGACTTTTGGGATTCGCTCAAGGTCACGACGATCTTTGCGGTCATATCGGTGCCGATCAGGCTGGTGCTGGCCCTGGCCATCGCGAGCTACCTCAAGCGCGAAACGCTGAGCTCGCGAGTCTTGCGCGGGGCCATGTTTCTGCCGACCATCACTTCGACGGTCTCGATCGCGGTTGTCTTTTCCTGGGTATTCTCCACCGACTATGGTCTCGCCAACGGCCTACTGACCGCCATGGGGCTGGGCAAGGTACCGTGGCTGCAGGACCCGAGCCTGACGCTCCTCGTCCTCATCTTCATCAACACCTGGAAGCAGCTTGGCTACGACGTCATCATCTATATCGCCGGGCTGCAGGCGGTGCCTCAGGAGCTCTACGACGCTGCCGCCATGGACGGGGGACGGCGCTTCCAGGTGTTCCGGCGGGTCACCGTGCCGCTCATTATGCCCACGACCTATTTCCTGCTGGTGATCTCGGTCATCGAGGCCTTCCAGATTTTCACCATCATCAACGTGATGACGCGCGGCGGGCCGGCGGGAGCGACCGACATGCTGGTGCACCTGCTTTATCGCACCGGCTTCGTGCTCTTCGATATCGGCACGGGCTCGGCGCTCGCCATCATCCTTTTCGTGCTGCTGATCGGGCTGGCCCTGGTCAAGGCGCGGGTCCTCGGCGCCAAGGTGCACTATGAAGCTTAG
- a CDS encoding ABC transporter substrate-binding protein: MSRNLHISIAASFVALAASTIAAQAQTTVSFWHSFNNRAGEALEEIIANYEAANPDVDIQGEYVGNYNDIVARLQAAIPANRAPAAVILEVTRYGLFADGGVLVDLTPYFEADPLKDELYDYAREIGVIGDKNYIVPFNSSTPVLYYNKDIFARAGIEGEPDLGTFDEILKAAQTITETLGSEGITGIAAPGQFARWGLVMANGSDLIDSMTGEILLDDPKTIEAYEWMASLVDEHKVASADGVTEEDNGRDAFLAGKVGIMMNSTGNYVGAREALGDNLGVLPMPCNPDCSVPIGGAGIGILASAPQDVQDAAYDFVSYAASAEANAIWFAATGYLPINKNSAEQPVAAEALANQPGIDVAIKSLPYAHGRARTPVVTWMRTTEYDVWQAMALGQTPVEAAMTKFAEDTRAEEARISN; encoded by the coding sequence ATGTCACGCAATTTGCACATCTCGATTGCAGCCAGCTTCGTCGCCCTGGCCGCCTCCACCATCGCCGCCCAGGCGCAGACCACAGTCAGCTTTTGGCACAGCTTCAACAATCGAGCCGGTGAAGCTCTCGAAGAAATCATCGCCAACTACGAAGCCGCCAATCCGGACGTCGACATCCAGGGTGAGTATGTCGGCAACTACAACGACATCGTCGCTCGCCTGCAGGCCGCCATTCCTGCCAACCGGGCGCCCGCCGCAGTGATCCTGGAGGTCACGCGCTACGGGCTCTTTGCCGATGGCGGTGTGCTGGTGGACCTCACGCCCTATTTCGAAGCCGACCCGCTCAAGGACGAGCTCTATGATTATGCTCGCGAAATCGGGGTCATAGGGGACAAGAACTATATCGTCCCGTTCAACTCCTCGACCCCGGTCCTGTATTACAACAAGGACATTTTCGCCCGCGCCGGCATTGAGGGCGAGCCCGACCTCGGCACTTTCGACGAGATCCTCAAGGCTGCCCAGACAATCACCGAAACGCTTGGATCAGAGGGCATCACTGGAATCGCCGCACCCGGCCAGTTCGCACGCTGGGGCCTCGTCATGGCCAATGGCAGCGACCTCATCGATTCCATGACCGGCGAAATCCTGCTTGATGATCCCAAGACCATCGAGGCCTACGAATGGATGGCATCCCTCGTGGATGAGCACAAGGTCGCCTCGGCCGACGGTGTCACCGAGGAAGACAACGGACGTGACGCGTTCCTCGCCGGCAAGGTCGGCATCATGATGAACTCGACCGGCAACTATGTCGGCGCCCGCGAAGCTCTCGGCGATAACCTCGGCGTTTTGCCCATGCCCTGCAATCCCGATTGCTCCGTGCCGATCGGCGGCGCCGGCATCGGCATTCTTGCCAGCGCTCCGCAGGACGTCCAGGACGCGGCTTATGATTTCGTGAGCTATGCCGCCTCGGCCGAAGCCAACGCCATCTGGTTTGCCGCGACCGGCTACCTGCCGATCAACAAGAACTCGGCCGAACAGCCTGTCGCCGCCGAAGCACTGGCCAACCAGCCGGGCATCGACGTAGCGATCAAGTCCCTTCCCTATGCCCACGGCCGTGCCCGCACCCCGGTGGTGACCTGGATGCGCACTACCGAGTACGATGTGTGGCAAGCGATGGCCTTGGGCCAGACCCCCGTGGAAGCGGCGATGACCAAATTCGCTGAAGACACCCGTGCTGAGGAAGCCCGCATCAGCAACTGA